The stretch of DNA CTTCAGATTTTGATCCAATGGCAGCTAATACTCGTCCAAAATGTTCCAAATATTTTGCATCTTGTAACATGTAAAACTGAAATTTCTCTATTGGTAATGAGCCATTTTGCAATTCGATTATAAAAGGCATATTTAGAATATCATTGTAAATAGGTTCGATGGTTTCCCATGCTTTAGTTGTGAATGTCATACGTTTTTAATTTTTGTGGATTAAATAAATGATTAAGAGGTCCATTTCCTTTCCCAATTGCTAGGTCTTTACTTCCTAATATTGCTTGTTCAACATATTCTTGTGCTAGTTGTACACTTTGTGTGAGTGAATATCCCAAAGCTAAATTACACGCAATTGCAGAAGATAGTGTGCAACCTGAACCATGCGTATTTTTTGTCTTTATTTTTTGAGAGGTATAACTTTGTACAGGTTGTTCTTTTTGAAATAAATAACTGATAATTTTTTCTTGCTGAAGATGTCCACCTTTTATTAAAAGATTCTGACAACCTAAATTTAAAATCGTTTCTCCATAAGCAAGCATCAATTCAGCAGAATCAATTTTATGATTTACCAAAATACTTGCTTCATCAAGATTTGGTGTAATAAGCGTAGCCAAAGGGAAAAGTTTTTCTATGCAAGCTTCAAGAGTTTCTTCTTTGATTAATCGATGTCCACTGGTCGCAACCATGACAGGGTCATAAACAATCGGTCTATTGTAATTTTTTAATTCCTCTGAAATGATATGAACCAATTCAACACTATGAACCATTCCAATTTTTATTGCATCAGGATAAATATCCTCTAATATGGATAGAATTTGTTCACGAATTGCTTGTGCAGGAATTTCGTAAATATTTTGTACGCCTTTTGTATTTTGAACAGGCAATGCCGTCAATACATTTGTAGCATAACATCCATGAGCAGAAATTGTTTTGGTATCAGCTTGTATGCCAGCGCCACCGCTTCCATCATATCCGGCAATTGTTAAGACGCTATAGGGTTTTTGCATGGTATTCATTATTGTTAATAATTTGTTTTAAAATTTGGGTCGATTTTTTTGGATTTTTACTTCCGCAAATGGCAGAAACAATTGCAACACTATCTGCGCCTGCTTGTATGATTTTAGCAATATTACTTTCATTAATCCCGCCAATTGCAATCAAAGGTTTTGATGTTTTAGTTTTTAAAAATTTTAATCCATCAAAACCCCATTCAGTAATCGTATTGGTTTTTGTTGGAGTCGAAAATATAGGACTTACCCCTAAATGATGTACATATTTCATTTCATCATCATCCAATTGTTTGATATTTTCTAAAGACCAACCAATGTGTTTTAGAGCTTGTGTATTTTTCTTAATTTTAGAAGGTGATATATCAGCCTGCCCGACATGTATTCCCCAAGAGTCAACAGCGGTAGCAACCTCTAACGAATCGTTAATAATCAACGGGATATTGTAGTGGTCCGTAATATTTTTTAATAATGTAGCTTTTGAAATGTACTCGCCGACACTGCAATTCTTTTCCCGGAGCTGAATGATGTCAACCCCACCAATAATTGCTTGCTCTGCAACATCTAACCAGTGAAGATACTTACAATCTTTTTCAGAAATAACTAAATACAAAGGATAAGGAAAAGTTGGATTAATCTTCATGAACCGATATTTTTAAGTTTGCTCGAATTTCTTTTGCAGATATATGGTATAACGTGTCATACAAATTCATTTGTAAGGTTCCAGGACCATAACTTTTTTTCTGTGCCAATTCACCTGCTAAACTAAATACAGCCATACCGCTAACCGTTTCGAGGAAAGGATTTTTATTAAGACCAATAAAAGCACCGATACTAGCTGTTGCCGAACAACCTAAACCAGTAACTTTCGTCATTAATTCATGACCATTTTTAATTTCAATAATCAGATTGTTGGATACAATAAAATCTGAAGCACCTGAAATGCACACAACAGACCCAAACTTTTGATTTAAATTGTGTGCTGCTTTTATCGCTTGATTACTTTGATGCGTACTGTCGACTCCTTTTCCCTGGACAGTTTCGAAGCTATCTAAAGCTAAAATTTCCGAAGCATTTCCTCTTACCACGGTAGGATGATAGCGTAACAGTTCTTTTATAAGTTCGTTTCTGAAGGTTGAGAT from Weeksella virosa DSM 16922 encodes:
- the thiD gene encoding bifunctional hydroxymethylpyrimidine kinase/phosphomethylpyrimidine kinase encodes the protein MNTMQKPYSVLTIAGYDGSGGAGIQADTKTISAHGCYATNVLTALPVQNTKGVQNIYEIPAQAIREQILSILEDIYPDAIKIGMVHSVELVHIISEELKNYNRPIVYDPVMVATSGHRLIKEETLEACIEKLFPLATLITPNLDEASILVNHKIDSAELMLAYGETILNLGCQNLLIKGGHLQQEKIISYLFQKEQPVQSYTSQKIKTKNTHGSGCTLSSAIACNLALGYSLTQSVQLAQEYVEQAILGSKDLAIGKGNGPLNHLFNPQKLKTYDIHN
- the thiE gene encoding thiamine phosphate synthase, with translation MKINPTFPYPLYLVISEKDCKYLHWLDVAEQAIIGGVDIIQLREKNCSVGEYISKATLLKNITDHYNIPLIINDSLEVATAVDSWGIHVGQADISPSKIKKNTQALKHIGWSLENIKQLDDDEMKYVHHLGVSPIFSTPTKTNTITEWGFDGLKFLKTKTSKPLIAIGGINESNIAKIIQAGADSVAIVSAICGSKNPKKSTQILKQIINNNEYHAKTL
- the thiM gene encoding hydroxyethylthiazole kinase; amino-acid sequence: MENLIIENLHAVRIKNPLVHNITNFVVMNNTANVLLAIGASPVMVHAHKEVENVVEISNALVINIGTLDDYWTESMLIAAEKANQLNKPWILDPVGAGISTFRNELIKELLRYHPTVVRGNASEILALDSFETVQGKGVDSTHQSNQAIKAAHNLNQKFGSVVCISGASDFIVSNNLIIEIKNGHELMTKVTGLGCSATASIGAFIGLNKNPFLETVSGMAVFSLAGELAQKKSYGPGTLQMNLYDTLYHISAKEIRANLKISVHED